A single region of the Salvia splendens isolate huo1 chromosome 18, SspV2, whole genome shotgun sequence genome encodes:
- the LOC121777139 gene encoding uncharacterized protein LOC121777139 produces MAASLHLNLLHHLRRCKPLYSSRLLLRSKPSKLASKRLFSTPATPYPLQYEMIIARPANSSNPPPRRRRLPDPPAASSTPQSDSEITFNEWVDKKLSAKEADNTNPQLSMDKSKRKYYNKRRKRMYGESESDEEGGSGRRGGDSDFIELKQEVVELKTLHKREEELYFYDAFAYPWEKNKHYKMVYQMEKKFFPDQCFDRAFLEPGKVNSKQGKRDLRCEAVKGKGGDERGLVFFDEREGEGGDLKSGEGEATDVSEKRVEDFFKCLKKVPNENGGGAPEPFLSSRRVGLPPKWDGPNGTVVLVNKPKGWTSFTVCGKLRRVVNVKKVGHAGTLDPMATGLLIVCVGKATKVVDSYQGMLKGYSGTFRLGEATSTWDADSPVIQRESWEHIKDNDIKKAAASFCGEIWQVPPMFSAIKVGGERMYEKARKGESIELSPRRISIFQFDVERSLEDRQNVVFRVTCSKGTYIRSLCADFGKALGSCAHLTALRRDSIGEYSADDAWEFQELEEEITKGYM; encoded by the exons ATGGCGGCATCTCTGCACCTAAAtctcctccaccacctccgccgCTGCAAACCTCTCTACTCCTCCCGACTCCTCCTCCGATCTAAACCATCTAAACTCGCTTCCAAAAGACTCTTCTCCACCCCAGCAACACCATACCCTCTGCAATACGAAATGATAATCGCCCGCCCCGCCAATTCCTCCAACCCCCctccccgccgccgccgcctccccGATCCCCCCGCCGCATCCTCAACTCCCCAATCCGACTCCGAAATTACCTTCAACGAGTGGGTCGACAAGAAGCTCTCCGCCAAAGAAGCCGACAACACAAACCCCCAATTATCCATGGACAAATCGAAAAGAAAGTATTACAACAAGCGGAGGAAGCGAATGTACGGTGAATCGGAATCGGACGAGGAAGGCGGCAGCGGCCGCCGCGGAGGCGACAGCGATTTCATCGAATTGAAGCAGGAAGTGGTGGAGCTCAAAACCCTACACAAGAGGGAGGAGGAATTGTATTTCTACGACGCATTCGCTTACCCGTGGGAGAAAAACAAGCACTACAAAATGGTGTATcagatggagaagaagtttTTCCCTGACCAGTGCTTCGATAGGGCGTTTTTGGAGCCGGGGAAGGTGAATTCGAAGCAGGGGAAGAGGGATTTGAGGTGTGAGGCTGTGAAAGGGAAGGGCGGAGATGAGAGAGGGTTGGTTTTCTTCgatgagagagagggagaaggtGGGGATTTGAAGAGTGGAGAGGGAGAGGCAACAGATGTTAGTGAGAAGAGAGTGGAGGATTTCTTCAAGTGTTTGAAGAAAGTCCCCAATGAAAATGGTGGTGGAGCTCCAGAGCCGTTTCTTTCAAGTAGGAGAGTTGGGCTTCCGCCCAAGTGGGATGGCCCAAATGGGACTGTGGTTTTGGTGAACAAACCTAAAG GTTGGACTTCATTTACTGTGTGTGGAAAACTGCGACGTGTGGTTAATGTGAAAAAG GTAGGCCATGCCGGAACTCTAGATCCAATGGCAACCGGCCTGTTGATTGTATGTGTAGGTAAAGCtaccaaggtggtcgacag TTACCAGGGCATGTTGAAGGGATACAGTGGAACCTTTCGCTTAGGGGAAGCCACCTCAACCTGGGATGCTGATTCGCCT GTAATCCAAAGGGAGTCTTGGGAACACATCAAGGACAACGATATAAAGAAAGCTGCTGCGTCCTTTTGTGGAGAGATATGGCAAGTTCCACCAATGTTCTCTGCTATTAAA GTTGGAGGGGAGAGGATGTATGAGAAAGCTAGGAAAGGAGAAAGCATTGAGCTTTCCCCTAGAAGGATATCAATCTTCCAGTTCGACGTTGAAAGAAGTTTAGAAGACAG GCAAAATGTGGTTTTTCGAGTGACTTGCTCGAAAGGAACTTATATTCGTTCACTTTGTGCTGATTTTGGAAAGGCTCTGGGGAG CTGCGCTCACTTAACAGCTCTACGCAGAGATTCAATAG GTGAATATTCAGCAGATGATGCTTGGGAATTTCAAGagctggaagaagaaattaCCAAAGGATATATGT